A single Aspergillus chevalieri M1 DNA, chromosome 3, nearly complete sequence DNA region contains:
- a CDS encoding uncharacterized protein (COG:S;~EggNog:ENOG410PJ8W;~InterPro:IPR001138;~go_function: GO:0000981 - DNA-binding transcription factor activity, RNA polymerase II-specific [Evidence IEA];~go_function: GO:0008270 - zinc ion binding [Evidence IEA];~go_process: GO:0006355 - regulation of transcription, DNA-templated [Evidence IEA]) codes for MGRKPNQLILEFFIRGQKLEDASNRYQHTCKACGEKFPKGRIDSLTNHLVKKCQAIPLRDRQRVLLRLHELPDLADGDPNKDPNLARAAKGKGVDDLPFTTRQNFDGLNVLAEASRQVGASDHGKRGQGGNNGNNGGNNNGTPAYTQSTVGGKTVVVDPALEAEGFQGNAIQPDNLEEDIKPQIPDSPQPSASGIPALPNTSQDQPSSASPQLGETSLTPDPGANARQSQLSMIAASASEMVPQGLSLDHDGAGLGEGLSRLPPWNQQLSTHEQLLFESLQEHDPSLTAATQRAATFPRPIAMNPSSQAKGFVNEFGNSTKPSKPKVRGRFSAARRREVQEVRKRGACIRCRMLKKPCSGDSPCTTCASVESARLWKHPCIRTRIAEEFELYNANLHATLAYHDVSSIRNQVKFEHYAGRIEVTHFEESMIFVTFSGLQGHKPSVSALDPQLQGLGEDQFQGPLHELHLLDSDADDLPGKLEMYIKKTAPFFYEREASDFMKPTLLLASELSQVKKDTLLERVLELWVATHILVDSELRWKTYCNPTLPPTSMHSLAQPSDDGRMPIDEITNAESYSLLCSQLRAATEKRASQLSKSVMNDLERRLLQRQQSGWFETFLVALILLNCVERACWLFRSWDDEAFTQRWPLDKRPPYYSNQGDRFSDILHMLLKMRSLPPKATPRPDTGFLKAVDGSDENAARWFEMVQVSPIYLEQRQAAMFDPNDSRSFDLRYGAKLLPPANIYA; via the exons ATGGGTCGCAAACCGAACCAGCTTATCCTCGAGTTTTTCATTCGCGGCCAGAAGCTCGAGGACGCCAGTAACCGCTACCAACACACATGCAAGGCCTGCGGCGAGAAATTCCCCAAAGGTCGCATCGATAGCTTAACCAACCATCTGGTCAAGAAATGTCAGGCCATTCCCCTCCGTGACCGGCAACGCGTCCTGCTACGACTCCATGAACTCCCCGACCTGGCCGACGGCGATCCAAACAAAGATCCGAACCTGGCAAGGGCGGCCAAGGGCAAGGGTGTTGACGATCTGCCTTTCACCACCCGTCAGAACTTTGATGGTCTGAACGTGTTGGCTGAGGCATCGAGGCAGGTGGGCGCGTCCGATCATGGTAAACGGGGTCAGGGGGGTAATAATGGCAACAATGGGGGGAACAACAATGGGACTCCCGCATACACTCAGTCCACTGTCGGGGGTAAGACTGTTGTCGTCGATCCAGCGCTCGAGGCAGAGGGCTTCCAGGGTAATGCGATTCAGCCTGATAATCTTGAAGAGGACATTAAACCACAAA TCCCAGACTCCCCGCAACCCAGCGCGTCCGGCATTCCCGCTCTCCCCAATACCTCGCAAGACCAACCGTCCTCCGCATCCCCTCAATTGGGTGAGACGTCATTGACACCCGATCCTGGGGCGAATGCTCGCCAGTCGCAATTGTCGATGATTGCCGCGTCGGCCAGTGAGATGGTCCCACAGGGCTTATCATTGGACCACGACGGTGCAGGTCTTGGAGAGGGTCTTTCCAGACTACCGCCTTGGAACCAACAGCTCTCTACCCACGAACAGCTCCTCTTCGAAAGCCTTCAAGAACACGATCCCTCGTTGACCGCTGCCACGCAGCGGGCCGCCACTTTCCCTCGTCCGATTGCTATGAACCCGAGCTCCCAGGCCAAGGGGTTCGTTAATGAATTCGGTAACTCGACCAAACCGTCAAAACCCAAGGTGCGCGGGCGATTTTCTGCGGCTCGTCGTAGGGAGGTTCAGGAGGTTAGGAAACGGGGTGCTTGCATCCGTTGTCGTATGCTTAAGAAGCCA TGCTCCGGTGACAGCCCGTGTACCACTTGCGCCAGCGTTGAAAGCGCGCGTCTTTGGAAGCATCCCTGCATCAGGACTCGTATTGCTGAAGAATTCGAACTTTACAACGCAA ACCTGCACGCGACTCTTGCCTACCATGACGTGAGCAGTATCCGAAATCAAGTTAAGTTCGAGCACTATGCTGGTCGCATCGAAGTGACGCATTTTGAAGAGAGCATGATCTTTGTCACATTTAGTGGTCTCCAAGGGCACAAGCCGTCCGTGTCAGCATTGGACCCGCAGCTTCAAGGccttggagaagaccaattTCAGGGGCCTTTGCACGAGCTGCATCTACTCGACAGTGATGCAGATGACCTGCCGGGCAAGCTTGAAATGTACATTAAAAAGACTGCTCCGTTCTTCTACGAGCGAGAAGCGTCCGATTTTATGAAGCCTACTCTGCTGCTGGCCTCAGAGTTGAGCCAAGTGAAGAAG GACACTCTCCTGGAACGTGTGCTTGAGCTCTGGGTTGCAACACACATCCTGGTCGACTCTGAACTCCGTTGGAAGACATACTGCAACCCCACTCTGCCGCCAACCTCGATGCACTCTCTTGCACAACCATCCGACGACGGACGTATGCCGATTGACGAGATCACCAACGCAGAATCGTATTCGCTTCTATGCAGCCAGCTACGCGCAGCGACAGAAAAGCGCGCCTCGCAGCTCAGCAAGTCCGTGATGAACGACCTCGAGCGCAGACTCCTTCAGCGCCAGCAAAGCGGCTGGTTCGAAACTTTCCTGGTGGCCCTTATCCTTCTGAACTGCGTGGAGCGGGCTTGTTGGCTCTTCCGTTCCTGGGACGATGAAGCCTTTACGCAACGTTGGCCACTGGACAAGCGCCCTCCATACTATTCCAACCAAGGCGACCGCTTCTCGGACATTCTGCATATGTTGCTGAAGATGCGCAGTTTGCCGCCAAAGGCAACTCCACGACCGGACACGGGGTTTTTGAAGGCTGTGGATGGTAGTGATGAGAACGCTGCGAGATGGTTTGAGATGGTTCAAGTTTCTC CCATCTACCTTGAACAACGACAAGCTGCCATGTTCGATCCGAATGACTCGCGGTCATTTGATTTGCGATATGGGGCGAAATTGCTGCCACCGGCTAATATTTATGCATGA
- a CDS encoding uncharacterized protein (COG:S;~EggNog:ENOG410Q1Z2), translating to MSSRRLLIFQEARNPQNPSELIYLPVNKLGLPICGPGPELPSILELPLRILRAFTEIFNQPKFKGWAIMSAGPYHDTSEEGKYYAVVLEQVRDPLNSSGGPRDSVASLAG from the exons ATGTCATCCCGCcgcctcctcatcttccaagAAGCCCGCAACCCCCAGAACCCCTCCGAACTCATCTATCTCCCCGTCAACAAACTGGGTCTCCCGATCTGCGGCCCCGGCCCCGAGTTACCCTCGATCCTCGAACTGCCGTTACGGATTCTGCGCGCTTTTACGGAGATTTTCAATCAGCCTAAGTTTAAGGGGTG GGCGATCATGTCTGCAGGACCATACCACGATACCTCGGAAGAAGGCAAGTACTACGCTGTTGTGCTGGAGCAGGTGCGGGATCCGTTGAATAGCAGTGGTGGACCGAGGGATTCGGTGGCTTCGTTGGCGGGTTGA
- a CDS encoding uncharacterized protein (COG:S;~EggNog:ENOG410PPSD) codes for MAATPTDDGHRQSPAIPPSPTLTNPDMILPENEGERESQTPSPPFNLPSLSHLQAFYGYTNNNDNTLNPNNDNDNDNHLAVGGASSSVGVAYSLANTGNTRSASKKNFSRHTGHRLSDIGEEDGPGPVPPPRSSSRTGRFPVNAPSTGQDWRGMAGSPAMRNRTGEESVTVNGGGQSSQQWQGSDQKAVPGKVHSLHMGVNDMINPNANGRGGTPLAPVAEGGAPGEEFSSVILSSEAERILDNAKKRLTLMEGNLTRARSSMRSPSMSASASPSPQLGLGQPVGGLYRTISNSDRQASAALRPRPMYSTYQDAAGNRHSRVLSETNLPSGQNTSTTEANGISRSVSAMGSTTLSRDDRSFRYEPTRAYLTHRASTPSMQQHRSSPALNSNSSRSKQSTPTSPTGLGIVSDGENQTKINNIDDFNSVYPADPPSRTQSQLQVRDLQDQMKGLHIKISSLKVKAQEDGLRRRSLQSLRTPSPLTDAESWYARAMEYKDRRGHLSPNPTGSRLSSESAREVSQKTPSSKSQSPRTVESDEPVTANESKKTDTSPQISEQPSTESLYQDAEEGEFDDSDDTEIDREALDEILREPLDDDLDDPLEGFPGAPNPDATPHEEREDAFDYEHFILHSALGNYSRSKLRRASNISNSSVETTRPVHNRSTRHSRANSGASVSTDATFATAAEEGDFNGVLYWDRKFNDELRARHRYSPNDEDFPDPDALPEEEMGTPKATRREPPGRISGHIPTSTGSLEPPPARSDSATTGSATPTALASSLVSTVRAASSSPYSPIEPNTGLNNDDERLLEQLFQSLGNVCMDLQNITTGPEPDEKTVRVLRRRLDAARRVLDGELDA; via the exons ATGGCGGCCACGCCCACTGACGATGGCCACCGTCAATCTCCGGCGATTCCTCCATCGCCAACATTGACGAACCCCGATATGATCCTGCCCGAGAACGAAGGCGAGCGCGAATCCCAAACCCCGTCTCCGCCGTTCAATCTCCCCTCTCTGTCGCATCTGCAGGCGTTCTATGGATATACAAATAACAATGATAATACACTTAATCCAAATAATGATAATGATAATGATAATCACCTGGCCGTCGGCGGCGCGTCTTCTTCCGTTGGCGTCGCCTATTCCCTCGCCAATACTGGCAATACTCGATCCGCTTCGAAGAAGAACTTTTCGCGTCACACGGGCCACCGCTTGTCAGATATTGGGGAAGAGGATGGGCCGGGGCCTGTACCACCTCCGCGGTCGTCGTCGCGGACTGGCCGGTTTCCGGTGAACGCGCCTTCTACGGGGCAAGACTGGCGGGGGATGGCTGGTTCTCCGGCGATGCGAAATCGGACGGGAGAGGAGAGTGTGACGGTCAATGGTGGTGGTCAGTCGTCGCAACAGTGGCAAGGGTCGGATCAGAAGGCGGTTCCTGGGAAAGTGCATTCGTTGCATATGGGTGTGAACGATATGATTAACCCGAATGCGAATGGCCGGGGTGGTACACCGCTTGCGCCGGTTGCTGAGGGGGGCGCGCCAGGGGAGGAATTCTCATCGGTGATACTGAGCAGTGAGGCGGAGAGGATTCTGGATAATGCGAAGAAAAGACTTACG CTCATGGAGGGCAACCTCACCAGAGCCCGTTCGTCCATGCGATCCCCGTCAATGTCAGCGTCGGCGTCGCCTTCACCCCAGTTGGGACTTGGCCAGCCGGTAGGCGGGCTGTATCGCACTATATCCAATTCAGATCGCCAAGCTTCCGCTGCccttcgtcctcgtccgATGTATAGCACCTACCAAGATGCAGCCGGTAATCGGCATTCCCGAGTACTAAGCGAGACCAACCTCCCGTCGGGACAGAACACTTCTACCACCGAAGCCAATGGCATCTCGCGTTCCGTTAGTGCAATGGGATCGACCACCCTGTCTCGGGACGACAGGTCATTCCGCTATGAACCAACAAGGGCATATCTCACCCATCGGGCCTCCACACCCTCAATGCAACAACACCGAAGCTCGCCAGCcctcaacagcaacagctcGCGCTCGAAGCAAAGCACACCGACATCTCCGACAGGACTGGGCATTGTATCAGACGGAGAAAACCAAACTAAGATCAACAACATAGACGACTTCAACTCGGTCTATCCCGCAGATCCACCTTCGCGCACGCAGTCGCAGCTCCAAGTGCGCGATCTCCAGGACCAGATGAAGGGCCTTCACATCAAGATCTCATCGTTGAAAGTGAAGGCGCAGGAGGATGGTCTCCGTCGTCGCAGTCTGCAGAGTCTGCGGACGCCAAGTCCTCTCACAGATGCGGAGTCGTGGTATGCGCGTGCTATGGAATATAAAGACCGGCGCGGTCATTTGAGCCCCAATCCGACGGGTTCTCGTTTATCGTCCGAGAGTGCTCGGGAAGTGAGCCAGAAGACGCCTAGCTCTAAGAGCCAGTCGCCGCGTACTGTTGAGAGCGATGAGCCAGTAACTGCAAACGAATCCAAGAAGACCGACACGAGCCCCCAGATCAGCGAACAACCTTCCACCGAGAGCCTCTATCAAGACGCAGAAGAGGGTGAATTCGACGATTCTGACGACACCGAAATCGACCGCGAGGCACTGGACGAGATTCTACGCGAACCTCTGGACGATGATCTGGACGATCCTTTGGAGGGTTTCCCTGGGGCTCCTAATCCTGACGCGACGCCTCATGAGGAACGCGAGGATGCGTTCGACTACGAGCATTTCATCCTGCATAGTGCACTGGGTAACTATTCGCGCTCGAAACTGCGTCGTGCCAGCAATATCTCCAATTCGTCTGTTGAAACTACACGGCCGGTACACAACCGTTCTACGAGACATTCGCGCGCAAACAGTGGAGCATCGGTGTCTACCGATGCTACTTTTGCTACTGCCGCAGAGGAGGGTGATTTCAACGGTGTTCTGTACTGGGACCGGAAGTTTAACGATG AACTCCGCGCCCGCCACCGCTACTCCCCCAACGACGAAGACTTCCCTGACCCTGACGCCCtcccagaagaagaaatgggAACCCCAAAAGCCACCCGCCGCGAACCCCCCGGCCGCATCAGCGGCCACATCCCCACCTCAACAGGCTCCCTGGAGCCACCACCTGCGCGCTCCGACTCTGCAACCACGGGGTCCGCAACACCAACGGCTCTCGCCTCGTCACTTGTCTCGACGGTGCGCGCAGCCTCGAGCAGTCCCTACTCGCCTATAGAGCCGAATACGGGGCTGAACAACGACGATGAACGGTTGCTGGAACAGCTATTCCAGAGTCTGGGGAATGTGTGTATGGATCTGCAGAATATCACAACGGGCCCAGAGCCGGACGAGAAGACAGTAAGGGTGCTGAGAAGGAGACTTGATGCAGCGAGGAGGGTTCTGGATGGGGAGTTGGATGCTTGA